Proteins encoded in a region of the Bacillus horti genome:
- a CDS encoding aldo/keto reductase yields the protein MRKLPLGKTGLTVSELSLGCMNFGTRTDEETSVKVLDQYVEAGGSFLDTSNNYSFWNEGGAGGESERLLGRWMKERGNREKLFVATKVGAMPTEPGAGLEKKEGLAKKVIEKAIDKSLKHLDTEYVDLYYAHIDDRDTPLEETLEAFNSLIQSGKVRAIGCSNYLTWRIEQARQISLSNQWAEYSCVQQRFTYLRPKTGSSFGIQYSINDEMLDYGKAREDLTLIAYSPLLGGYYSNQKSLIEQYEWTDSDHRMKNLFEVAKEVEATPNQVVLAWLLQNSPTIIPIIGASHLEQLKENIESLKVKLSKEQLDRLNNNEV from the coding sequence ATGAGAAAATTACCTTTAGGGAAAACGGGATTAACCGTTAGTGAATTAAGTTTGGGCTGTATGAATTTTGGTACTCGTACTGATGAGGAGACATCAGTAAAAGTCCTGGATCAATATGTAGAGGCAGGTGGAAGCTTTCTAGACACATCTAATAATTACTCATTTTGGAATGAAGGAGGTGCAGGAGGAGAAAGTGAGAGGCTACTAGGAAGATGGATGAAGGAGAGAGGGAATCGGGAGAAGCTTTTTGTAGCTACGAAGGTTGGAGCGATGCCTACAGAGCCTGGGGCAGGTCTAGAGAAGAAGGAAGGACTAGCCAAAAAAGTCATCGAAAAGGCTATCGACAAAAGCCTTAAGCATTTAGATACAGAATATGTAGACCTTTATTATGCCCACATTGATGATCGAGATACTCCGTTAGAGGAAACGTTAGAAGCATTTAATAGCTTAATCCAATCTGGAAAGGTTCGAGCTATTGGCTGTAGTAACTATCTTACTTGGAGAATAGAACAAGCAAGGCAAATAAGTCTTTCTAATCAATGGGCAGAATACAGCTGTGTCCAGCAAAGATTTACCTATCTTAGACCTAAGACAGGATCAAGCTTTGGTATTCAATACAGTATTAATGATGAAATGCTAGACTATGGCAAAGCACGTGAGGATTTAACTCTGATAGCTTATTCCCCTTTACTAGGCGGATACTACTCAAACCAAAAGAGTTTGATAGAGCAGTATGAATGGACGGACTCAGATCATAGAATGAAGAATTTGTTTGAAGTAGCAAAAGAAGTAGAGGCCACCCCTAATCAGGTCGTTCTAGCTTGGCTTCTTCAAAATTCACCAACAATTATCCCTATAATTGGGGCTAGTCATTTAGAGCAGCTAAAGGAGAATATTGAATCATTGAAGGTTAAGCTGAGTAAGGAGCAACTTGATCGATTAAATAATAATGAAGTGTAA
- a CDS encoding aminoglycoside phosphotransferase family protein, with protein MKQTNVEQLILHIPLLKNAKRITQINKGYSHDQKLLVLLENDEKALLRLAKQEEFKAKEQEFQHLEALQGFGVKCPQPLAVGRIPELDYCYFLLSFLEGEDAQEELPQLEEGVQYRIGLEAGQDLARIHQYVAQSNLPSWYETKSKKSDRYIEAYKNCGITFPYEKETLQFIAENSKYMKDRPNLFQHDDFTCGNLIVKDQSYGGVIDFGRFDWGDPIHEFIKVGLFSTEVSIPFSIGQIKGYFKEGIPEYFWRLYTLYMAMAVISSIVWNNKFFPEQNDEMLARLIRVTEDHKGFQELKPTWFNEQYEG; from the coding sequence ATGAAACAAACAAACGTAGAACAACTAATTTTACATATCCCTTTGCTAAAAAACGCAAAAAGAATCACTCAAATAAATAAAGGCTATTCCCATGATCAAAAGCTTCTTGTCCTGCTTGAGAATGATGAAAAAGCTCTTCTGAGATTAGCAAAGCAAGAGGAGTTTAAAGCTAAGGAGCAGGAGTTTCAGCATTTAGAGGCTTTACAAGGCTTTGGTGTAAAATGTCCCCAACCATTAGCAGTAGGACGAATACCCGAGCTTGATTACTGCTACTTTCTTTTGAGCTTTTTGGAAGGAGAGGATGCACAGGAGGAGCTTCCTCAGCTTGAGGAGGGGGTTCAGTATAGGATCGGGCTTGAGGCAGGACAGGATTTAGCAAGGATCCATCAGTATGTAGCTCAGTCAAATCTACCTTCTTGGTATGAAACGAAAAGTAAAAAAAGTGATCGATACATAGAAGCGTATAAGAATTGTGGGATAACATTCCCTTATGAAAAAGAGACTTTACAGTTTATCGCTGAGAACAGTAAATATATGAAGGACAGACCTAATCTGTTTCAGCATGATGATTTCACCTGTGGAAACCTCATTGTGAAGGATCAATCGTATGGTGGGGTCATTGATTTTGGTCGCTTTGATTGGGGAGACCCAATTCATGAATTTATAAAAGTGGGTCTTTTTAGTACGGAGGTCAGTATTCCTTTTAGTATCGGTCAGATTAAAGGGTATTTCAAAGAAGGAATTCCAGAGTACTTTTGGAGGCTCTACACCTTATATATGGCGATGGCTGTTATCTCCTCTATCGTGTGGAACAACAAATTTTTCCCGGAACAAAATGATGAGATGCTCGCCCGATTAATTCGAGTAACAGAGGATCATAAAGGCTTTCAAGAGCTAAAGCCAACTTGGTTTAACGAACAATATGAAGGATAG
- a CDS encoding NUDIX hydrolase, whose product MIRQAVGGFVWWGEKLLLIEKVELSDTLSNKKDNIKSEWDIPKGGVKTSDTNLERALLRELEEETGSVAYSIQFKYPEQLTFTFPKSVQEKIGFISQSTNLFHVNYIGDGTDLIPNDSEIRQVMFVPVEEALNKLTHAETKKFITNIIL is encoded by the coding sequence ATGATACGCCAAGCAGTTGGAGGCTTCGTATGGTGGGGAGAAAAGCTCTTACTTATTGAAAAAGTAGAGTTGTCCGATACTCTAAGTAACAAAAAAGATAATATTAAATCCGAATGGGATATTCCCAAGGGTGGAGTGAAAACATCGGATACAAACCTAGAGCGCGCATTGCTGCGAGAGCTAGAAGAGGAGACAGGATCTGTAGCTTACTCGATACAGTTTAAATATCCTGAGCAGCTAACCTTTACATTTCCCAAATCAGTACAAGAGAAAATAGGATTTATCTCTCAGAGCACGAATCTTTTTCATGTGAATTATATAGGAGATGGTACAGACCTCATACCCAACGATTCTGAAATTCGGCAGGTGATGTTTGTTCCAGTTGAAGAGGCGCTTAATAAGTTGACCCATGCAGAAACAAAGAAATTTATTACAAACATTATTCTATAA
- the fumC gene encoding class II fumarate hydratase has protein sequence MKYRVEKDTIGEINVPTDKWWGPQTQRSIENFRIGEELMPIELIQVFAMLKKSAATVNQQLGRLEAEKAEAIVSAADEIIAGQWNEHFPLAVWQTGSGTQTNMNVNEVIANLANEKLKVSGSSLRIHPNDDVNRSQSSNDTFPTAMHIAAVIAIDGRLLEAITELKETLMEKSTAFTSIIKIGRTHLQDATPLTLGQEMSGWLRMLEKTKRMIQESAQSLQELAIGGTAVGTGINAHPQFGDKMAKELSLLSGKKFVSAPNKFHALTSHDELVYVHGALKALAADLMKIANDIRWLASGPRSGIGEITIPANEPGSSIMPGKVNPTQAEALTMVACQVFGNDATIGFAASQGNFELNVFKPVIIYNFLQSVRLLADGITSFNKHCVKGIKPNHQIIQKHLEQSLMLVTALNPHIGYEKAAGIAKLAHQEGLTLKEAAIKSGELTEEQFEQFVRPEDMIEPK, from the coding sequence ATGAAATACAGAGTTGAAAAAGATACGATTGGAGAAATAAATGTACCCACAGATAAATGGTGGGGGCCCCAAACTCAGAGAAGTATAGAGAACTTTAGAATCGGTGAAGAGCTCATGCCAATTGAGCTAATCCAAGTTTTTGCTATGCTCAAAAAAAGCGCAGCTACCGTCAATCAACAGCTTGGGAGGCTTGAAGCAGAAAAGGCCGAAGCTATCGTTTCAGCAGCAGATGAAATCATTGCTGGTCAGTGGAATGAGCATTTCCCTTTAGCCGTATGGCAAACAGGTAGCGGTACACAAACAAATATGAATGTGAATGAGGTCATTGCTAACCTAGCCAATGAAAAATTGAAAGTTTCAGGAAGCTCCCTGCGCATTCACCCGAATGATGATGTCAATCGTTCACAGAGCTCAAATGATACCTTTCCCACAGCTATGCACATAGCTGCAGTCATTGCCATTGACGGACGTCTCTTGGAAGCCATAACTGAGCTGAAAGAAACCTTGATGGAAAAAAGCACTGCGTTTACCTCCATTATTAAAATTGGTCGAACTCATCTTCAGGATGCTACACCGTTAACGCTAGGACAGGAAATGAGTGGCTGGTTAAGAATGCTAGAGAAAACAAAGCGAATGATTCAGGAGAGCGCTCAATCTTTACAGGAGCTAGCTATCGGAGGGACAGCCGTAGGAACGGGGATCAATGCACACCCTCAATTTGGGGATAAAATGGCTAAAGAGCTAAGTCTATTATCTGGTAAAAAGTTCGTTTCCGCTCCCAACAAGTTTCATGCGCTAACGAGTCATGATGAACTTGTTTACGTTCATGGAGCACTAAAAGCTCTTGCAGCCGATCTGATGAAAATAGCTAATGATATCCGCTGGCTGGCAAGCGGACCACGCTCTGGAATAGGAGAGATTACCATCCCTGCTAATGAGCCCGGCAGCTCTATCATGCCCGGCAAGGTCAATCCAACTCAAGCAGAAGCGTTAACGATGGTAGCGTGTCAGGTCTTTGGCAATGATGCCACTATTGGCTTCGCTGCTAGCCAAGGGAATTTTGAGCTTAACGTGTTTAAGCCTGTTATTATTTACAATTTCCTTCAATCTGTTCGTTTGCTGGCTGATGGGATCACGTCTTTTAACAAGCATTGTGTTAAAGGAATTAAGCCGAATCATCAGATTATCCAAAAGCATTTGGAGCAGTCTCTTATGCTAGTAACTGCTTTAAATCCACATATAGGCTATGAAAAAGCAGCCGGTATTGCTAAGCTTGCCCACCAAGAAGGTCTAACCCTCAAAGAAGCTGCTATAAAAAGTGGGGAGCTAACCGAAGAACAATTTGAGCAATTCGTACGTCCTGAGGATATGATTGAGCCAAAATAG
- a CDS encoding RNA polymerase sigma factor, translating into MDKEEVKELYLEYHQDVFNFLVYLSSHLDVEDLLQEVFIKLYKSHYQLDHIHNPKSLLFTIARHVVIDHQRKKKFMSLVSIDRLYDIASEESGPPEKLEIKEEAKEIFRLLDTLKREYREVIVLRKIQGFSVEKTAVILGWKESKVKITLHRAIKKLMASVQKEEGIWYEKES; encoded by the coding sequence ATGGATAAAGAAGAGGTGAAGGAGCTTTATTTAGAGTATCACCAAGATGTCTTCAATTTTCTCGTTTATCTTTCAAGTCATCTAGATGTTGAGGATTTATTGCAGGAGGTATTTATTAAGTTATATAAAAGCCATTATCAGCTTGATCATATACATAATCCAAAAAGCTTGTTATTTACTATAGCTAGACATGTTGTGATAGATCATCAACGGAAAAAGAAATTTATGTCACTTGTTTCCATTGACCGGTTATATGATATAGCTTCAGAGGAAAGCGGCCCACCTGAAAAGCTAGAAATAAAAGAAGAGGCAAAGGAAATCTTTAGATTGCTGGATACACTTAAAAGAGAATATAGAGAGGTTATCGTTCTGCGCAAGATTCAGGGGTTTTCTGTTGAGAAAACAGCTGTAATCTTAGGCTGGAAGGAAAGCAAGGTAAAAATAACGCTTCATAGAGCTATAAAAAAGCTCATGGCTTCAGTACAGAAAGAGGAGGGGATTTGGTATGAGAAAGAATCATAA
- a CDS encoding aspartate/glutamate racemase family protein, with protein MKTIGLLGGMSWESTQEYYRVLNEEVKARLGGLHSAECLLYSVDFAEIEECQRNNDWDRAADILTEAAKKLERAGAEAIVICTNTMHKLVDFIQSNIQVPILHIANATAKQIQKKSLTTIALLGTRYTMEQDFYKERIESQGINILIPDKEDRDTVHRVIYEELCLGVINQDSKAEYKKIIESLRKRGAEGVILGCTEITLLIKDEDVSLPLFDTTRIHAQDAVDFMLNK; from the coding sequence ATGAAGACGATCGGTTTATTAGGAGGAATGAGCTGGGAATCGACACAGGAGTATTACAGAGTTTTAAATGAGGAAGTAAAGGCTCGGTTAGGCGGCTTACACTCTGCAGAATGCTTGCTTTACAGTGTCGATTTCGCAGAGATAGAAGAGTGTCAAAGAAATAATGATTGGGATCGTGCCGCTGATATACTAACTGAAGCAGCGAAAAAGCTAGAAAGAGCTGGTGCTGAAGCAATCGTGATTTGCACAAACACAATGCATAAGCTGGTTGATTTTATCCAATCCAATATCCAAGTACCGATTCTTCATATTGCTAATGCTACTGCAAAACAAATTCAAAAGAAAAGCCTAACAACCATTGCACTATTGGGCACCAGATATACGATGGAACAGGATTTCTACAAAGAAAGAATTGAAAGCCAAGGAATCAATATTTTAATTCCTGACAAAGAAGATCGGGATACCGTTCACCGAGTCATTTATGAGGAGCTTTGCTTAGGAGTAATAAATCAAGATTCTAAGGCTGAGTATAAGAAGATTATTGAGAGTCTAAGAAAGAGAGGGGCAGAGGGAGTTATTTTAGGTTGTACAGAAATCACCCTACTAATTAAGGATGAAGATGTTTCTCTCCCTCTCTTTGATACAACTAGAATTCATGCGCAAGACGCTGTAGATTTTATGTTAAATAAGTAA
- a CDS encoding HD domain-containing protein gives MLSERLQQQVTFLMEIDKVKQVFRRSFLTDKSRNENDAEHSWHLAVYAILLAEYSKHDNLDLLKVLRMILIHDLVEIDAGDTFAYDVKGYEDKAEREEKAAKRIFGLLPNDQGEEFYQLWTEFEEMQTIEAKYAASLDRLQPLLQNYFTQGASWQEHNITSAMVLERNKHIRDGSEELWSLVEYLVEESVKNGYLIRS, from the coding sequence ATGTTATCCGAACGATTACAGCAGCAAGTTACATTCCTTATGGAAATTGATAAAGTAAAGCAGGTCTTTCGAAGATCATTTCTAACGGACAAATCACGTAATGAAAACGACGCAGAGCATTCCTGGCATCTTGCTGTATATGCGATTTTACTTGCAGAATACTCAAAGCACGATAATTTGGACTTATTGAAAGTACTTAGAATGATTCTTATTCATGATCTTGTCGAGATCGATGCCGGAGATACGTTCGCTTACGATGTAAAAGGATATGAGGATAAAGCAGAGAGAGAAGAAAAGGCGGCAAAGCGGATTTTTGGTCTTTTACCAAATGATCAAGGAGAAGAGTTCTACCAGCTTTGGACAGAGTTTGAGGAGATGCAAACTATTGAAGCTAAATATGCAGCAAGTCTAGATCGTCTTCAGCCTTTGCTTCAGAATTACTTTACTCAAGGGGCATCATGGCAGGAGCATAACATCACAAGTGCTATGGTGCTTGAACGTAACAAGCATATTAGGGATGGCTCTGAGGAGCTATGGAGCTTAGTAGAGTATCTAGTTGAGGAATCTGTAAAGAACGGATATTTGATCAGGTCTTAA
- a CDS encoding APH(3') family aminoglycoside O-phosphotransferase, giving the protein MKDREGDETITVNIKENLPSELKRLIGDATWQQSQVGHSGTDVYKLTKLADAESAYLKIAKDNNDQESLRRDVEVLHWLEGKLPVPQVYAYFEDIDNGYLLMSEIKGQHGATQELLENPELLVRCYADGLRDIHSIAIENCPFNQSVEVKVELANKRVQLGLVDEGDFEEEYKGFSVEKLFTQLKKTRPTTEDIVFTHGDYCLPNLIIQENEVSGFIDLGRAGLADRYQDIALAVRSLKHNNLGQWVDSFLDCYGLQSIDQEKVKFYILLDEFF; this is encoded by the coding sequence ATGAAGGATAGAGAAGGGGATGAGACGATCACAGTGAATATAAAAGAGAACCTTCCTAGTGAGTTGAAAAGGTTGATTGGAGACGCGACCTGGCAGCAAAGCCAAGTAGGACATTCAGGAACAGACGTGTATAAGCTAACAAAGCTAGCAGACGCAGAATCAGCCTACCTTAAAATAGCCAAAGATAACAACGACCAGGAATCATTACGGCGTGATGTAGAAGTATTACATTGGCTAGAAGGAAAGCTTCCAGTTCCACAGGTATACGCTTACTTCGAAGATATAGATAATGGTTATCTGCTTATGTCTGAGATCAAAGGTCAGCATGGGGCTACACAGGAGCTGCTAGAGAATCCCGAGCTTCTGGTTCGCTGTTATGCAGATGGACTTAGAGATATTCATTCTATTGCCATAGAGAATTGTCCCTTTAATCAAAGCGTAGAGGTTAAAGTAGAGCTTGCTAATAAAAGAGTACAGCTAGGCTTAGTGGATGAAGGTGATTTTGAAGAGGAATACAAAGGCTTTTCAGTAGAGAAGTTATTTACTCAACTAAAGAAGACAAGACCTACTACGGAAGATATTGTGTTTACTCATGGAGATTATTGCTTACCCAATCTGATTATACAAGAGAATGAAGTTAGTGGGTTCATAGATTTGGGTAGAGCTGGATTAGCTGATCGATATCAAGATATCGCTTTAGCAGTTAGAAGCTTAAAGCACAACAATCTAGGCCAATGGGTCGACTCTTTTCTTGATTGCTATGGGCTTCAGTCTATCGATCAGGAAAAGGTGAAGTTTTACATCCTACTCGATGAATTCTTCTGA
- a CDS encoding NUDIX hydrolase — protein sequence MEYMKGLRKLIGTKPVIMAGSCVIVKNCEDRLLFQQRSDTGEWGLPGGALELGESLEEAAKRELFEETGLIVKTMKLLAVLSGQEMYFKYPHGDEVYNVTAVYETTEVEGSLVMNDGESTKLLYLSVDEAQMNLNSVAYQILKKTGYLK from the coding sequence GTGGAGTACATGAAAGGATTAAGAAAGCTAATTGGTACTAAACCTGTTATTATGGCGGGTTCATGTGTTATTGTAAAGAATTGTGAGGATAGGCTTCTTTTTCAGCAGAGGTCAGACACCGGGGAATGGGGGCTTCCTGGAGGGGCGCTTGAGCTAGGAGAATCACTTGAGGAAGCAGCAAAAAGAGAATTGTTTGAGGAGACAGGATTAATCGTTAAAACTATGAAGCTATTAGCTGTTCTTTCTGGTCAGGAAATGTACTTCAAATATCCTCATGGTGATGAAGTATATAACGTAACGGCTGTATACGAGACTACAGAGGTGGAAGGGAGTTTAGTTATGAACGATGGTGAAAGTACAAAACTACTCTATTTGTCTGTTGACGAAGCTCAAATGAATTTAAACTCAGTAGCTTATCAAATTTTAAAGAAAACAGGCTATCTAAAGTAA